A region of the bacterium genome:
TCCCTCCCTGAAAGAATAGGGAGGTGTGCGGCCCCCCCTCTTGCACAAAATGTATAAACTTAAAGGAGCGTTTCCAGCCGGTGGAGCGCATCCGGCGGAAGCGGCGCGCCCGAACCCGCCGCGGCGTTCTCGGCGGCGCGCTCGACTTTCCCCGTGGCGGGGATGACGGTCGAGACAGCCGGGTCCGCGAGGACATACTTGATGAGCGCCTGGCCGGGGGTTTCTACACCATAGGGCCGGAGAAAGGAAAGATCAGCCCGGCCCAGCGCCTTCAAAAGGCTCGCGCGCGCGAAAAGGGGCTTGATCGGCGTCATGACGATCACACCGAGATTCAGCTCCCGCGCCAGCGGCAGCACCGCCTTCCGGCAGCTCGTCTCGCCCAGGTAGCAGGGAATCTGGATGGTGTCGTAGAGGCCCGTCCGCATCGCTTCCATCATCTCGGGATAGTTCGAGGGGCGGTAGTCGGTGATGCCGATGAAGCGGATGCGGCCTTCCTTCTGGTATTCATGCAAAACAGGCGTCACTGCCCGCCAGCCGCCCATGTTGTGAATCTGCATCAGGTCGATGACGTCGGTGCGGAGAAGCTTGAAGGATCGCTCGATGCTCCGCCGGGCTGATTTGGCGTCGCGCTCGAGCACCTTGGTGGCGATGAGGGCCTCCCCCCGGCGCTTTTCGAGGGCGAGGCCCATGACGCGCTCGGCCTCGCCGTACATCGGCGCCGAATCGAAGAAATTGGCCCCCTGATCGAGAAACGCCTCGGCCACGCGGGCGCAGTGCGCGTCGGCGGATTTTCCCGTCACATCGAAGGTCTGGTAGGTGCCGAGGCCCACCTCGCCGACCTTCAGGCCCGTCCGGCCCAAG
Encoded here:
- a CDS encoding aldo/keto reductase, with the translated sequence LGRTGLKVGEVGLGTYQTFDVTGKSADAHCARVAEAFLDQGANFFDSAPMYGEAERVMGLALEKRRGEALIATKVLERDAKSARRSIERSFKLLRTDVIDLMQIHNMGGWRAVTPVLHEYQKEGRIRFIGITDYRPSNYPEMMEAMRTGLYDTIQIPCYLGETSCRKAVLPLARELNLGVIVMTPIKPLFARASLLKALGRADLSFLRPYGVETPGQALIKYVLADPAVSTVIPATGKVERAAENAAAGSGAPLPPDALHRLETLL